From a region of the Buchnera aphidicola (Floraphis choui) genome:
- the dapF gene encoding diaminopimelate epimerase has translation MYFSKMHGLENDFIVLNNIKGNFVITSTFIKCLSNRYTGIGFDQLLLLESPKRKDVDFHYRIFNASGDEVSQCGNGARCLALFLILKGITKKKIINISTVNRIIILYVLKNKDICVDMGVPNFNPKYVPYLSCDTKKYYSTLVLGKIINYYVVSMGNPHCVIIEKDIKNYPVREVGSILSTHKLFPEGVNVSFMEIISKKHIALRVYERGVGETRSCGSGACASVAVGIKQNMLLNEVQVDLLGGKLQINWNGNLEKLYMIGSATHIYDGCFYL, from the coding sequence ATATATTTTTCTAAGATGCATGGTTTAGAAAATGATTTTATAGTTTTAAATAATATTAAAGGTAATTTTGTTATTACATCAACGTTTATAAAGTGTTTGTCAAATCGGTATACAGGAATTGGTTTTGATCAATTATTATTGTTAGAATCACCTAAAAGAAAAGATGTGGATTTTCATTACCGGATTTTTAATGCCAGTGGAGATGAGGTATCACAATGTGGTAATGGCGCTAGGTGTTTAGCTTTATTTTTAATATTGAAAGGAATTACTAAGAAAAAAATAATTAATATTAGTACTGTAAATAGAATAATTATTTTATATGTATTGAAAAATAAAGATATTTGTGTAGATATGGGTGTTCCTAATTTTAATCCAAAATATGTTCCTTATTTAAGTTGTGATACTAAAAAATATTATTCTACATTGGTTTTAGGAAAAATTATAAATTATTATGTAGTATCGATGGGTAATCCTCATTGCGTTATAATTGAAAAAGATATAAAAAATTATCCAGTAAGAGAAGTTGGATCTATTTTAAGTACTCATAAATTATTTCCTGAGGGAGTCAATGTTAGTTTTATGGAAATTATATCGAAGAAACATATTGCTCTTCGAGTGTATGAGAGAGGAGTGGGAGAAACACGTTCATGTGGTAGTGGTGCATGTGCTTCTGTTGCAGTTGGAATTAAACAGAATATGTTATTAAATGAAGTTCAGGTTGATTTATTAGGTGGAAAATTACAAATTAATTGGAATGGTAATTTAGAAAAATTATACATGATAGGTTCAGCCACACATATTTACGATGGATGTTTTTACTTATAA
- a CDS encoding UvrD-helicase domain-containing protein has product MDLNSNQDKAVRYVLGPCLILAGAGSGKTQVIIKKIVHLINKCNFNPNEIFAITFTNKAANEMKIRLSNQLSLDIIKKITISTFHSLGLEIIKSELDRLNIQSNFSIFDEQDQMVALKNIIHKKDKIFLKKIRMIISNWKNNLVNVSDAKINSVSILEKNYAYYYELYELYLRSCNTLDFDDLIFIPTLLLKNNEFLREKWERKIQYLLVDEYQDTNFIQYELIKLLSKNNAKFTLVGDDNQSIYSWRGARLRNFSLLKLDYPKLHIIKLEHNYRSSGRILRVANVLIENNPLFLKKELFSNSDYGPIVTIMSARSEEEEAKLISRKILIHKSCYMTRYQDYAILYRNNYQVKVFEKVLVNFKIPYHVVTNSSFFSRVEIKDILAYLKLILNPNDDIAFLKIINRPSRGIGNITLNKLQEWSKKRKKSLFFSSSDIGLKHSLTLRSFNALQNFIILIQNLKKSIFVDPIKVLKNLISSIQYDIWLLKVLKNSQVYEICIKNICTLLDWISELVSEYKNNNESSFLSEIITQFILQNELKDKNVNIDKIQLMTLHASKGLEFHYVFIVGMEEGILPHYNSISNNLDEERRLTYVGITRARKELFFSYSETRCQYGEIIRTIPSRFLLELPESDLFWNKKNEI; this is encoded by the coding sequence ATGGATTTAAATTCTAATCAAGATAAAGCTGTTCGCTACGTCTTAGGTCCTTGTTTAATATTAGCTGGAGCAGGATCGGGAAAAACACAAGTAATCATAAAAAAAATTGTTCATTTAATTAATAAATGTAATTTTAATCCGAATGAAATTTTTGCCATTACCTTTACAAATAAAGCTGCAAATGAAATGAAAATTAGACTTTCTAATCAATTATCTTTAGATATTATAAAAAAAATTACTATTTCTACTTTTCATTCATTAGGATTAGAGATTATTAAATCTGAATTAGATCGATTAAATATTCAATCTAACTTTTCAATTTTTGATGAACAGGATCAAATGGTTGCGTTAAAAAATATTATACATAAAAAAGATAAAATATTTTTAAAAAAAATTCGTATGATAATTTCTAATTGGAAAAACAATTTGGTAAATGTTTCTGATGCAAAAATTAATTCTGTATCTATTTTAGAAAAAAATTATGCTTATTATTATGAATTATATGAGTTGTATCTTAGATCGTGTAATACGTTGGATTTTGATGATTTAATTTTTATTCCTACATTATTATTAAAAAATAATGAGTTTTTAAGAGAGAAGTGGGAAAGAAAAATTCAATATTTGTTAGTTGATGAATATCAGGATACTAATTTTATTCAATATGAATTAATAAAATTATTAAGTAAAAATAACGCAAAATTTACTTTAGTAGGTGATGATAATCAGTCTATTTACTCCTGGAGAGGAGCTAGGTTACGAAATTTTTCATTGTTAAAATTAGATTATCCTAAGTTGCATATAATAAAATTAGAGCATAATTATCGTTCGTCCGGAAGAATTTTGAGAGTTGCCAATGTTTTAATAGAAAACAATCCTCTTTTTTTGAAAAAAGAATTATTTTCTAATTCAGATTATGGGCCTATCGTTACTATCATGTCCGCTAGAAGTGAAGAAGAAGAAGCAAAGTTAATATCGAGAAAAATATTAATTCATAAATCTTGTTATATGACTAGATATCAAGATTATGCCATATTATATCGAAATAATTATCAAGTAAAGGTTTTTGAAAAAGTGCTAGTAAATTTTAAAATTCCATATCATGTTGTAACCAATTCTTCTTTTTTTTCTCGAGTTGAAATAAAAGATATATTAGCTTATTTAAAATTAATTCTTAATCCTAATGATGATATAGCTTTTTTAAAAATAATAAATCGACCTTCTAGAGGAATAGGAAATATAACTTTAAATAAATTACAAGAGTGGAGTAAGAAAAGAAAAAAAAGTTTATTTTTTTCTAGTAGTGATATTGGTTTAAAACATAGTTTAACGCTTCGTAGTTTCAATGCATTACAAAATTTTATAATATTAATACAGAATTTAAAAAAAAGTATTTTTGTTGATCCTATAAAAGTATTAAAAAACTTAATTTCTAGTATACAATATGATATATGGTTACTAAAAGTTTTAAAGAATTCACAAGTTTATGAAATATGTATAAAAAATATATGTACATTATTAGATTGGATTTCTGAATTAGTAAGTGAATACAAAAATAATAATGAATCTAGTTTTTTATCAGAAATTATTACTCAATTTATTCTTCAAAATGAATTAAAAGATAAAAATGTTAATATTGATAAAATTCAGTTAATGACATTACATGCTTCAAAAGGATTAGAGTTTCATTATGTGTTTATAGTAGGTATGGAAGAAGGGATTTTACCACATTATAATTCTATTAGTAATAATTTAGATGAAGAACGACGATTAACTTATGTTGGAATTACTAGAGCTAGAAAAGAATTATTTTTTAGTTATTCTGAAACACGTTGTCAATATGGAGAGATTATTCGTACTATACCTAGTCGATTTTTATTGGAATTACCAGAAAGTGATTTGTTTTGGAATAAAAAGAATGAAATATGA
- the ilvD gene encoding dihydroxy-acid dehydratase produces MPKYRSSTTTQGRNMAGARSLWKATGMTDLDFNKPIIAVVNSFTEFVPGHIHLRELGKLVANEINLKGGVAKEFNTIAIDDGIAMGHSGMLYSLPSRELISDSIEYMINAHCADAMICISNCDKITPGMLMAALRLNIPCVFVSGGPMESGKIIIEGKEKKVDLVDAILYSANPSVSDDLVNKIENSACPTCGSCSGLFTANSMNCLIEALGLSLPGNGTLLATHVDRKQLFIDSGKVIVEITKDYYKNNNKRVLPRNIASRKAFLNAMSLDISMGGSTNTILHLLAAAQEGKINFTMLDIDYLSKKIPHLCKISPSNSIYHMEDFHRAGGVMALLAELNYVNLLNKDTFNILGLNLEETLNKYNILTSKDKDIISMYRAGPLGKRAVKPFTQEYRWHSLDKDREKGCIRSCEFSFSDDGGLAVLYGNIAENGCVVKTAGVNNKNLIFRGNAIVFESQEDAVKAILSGKIIKGSVVVIRYEGPKGGPGMQEMLYPTTYLKSMRLDKYCALITDGRFSGGTSGLSIGHISPEAASKGNIALIKNGDVIDIDIPNRKINLDITKDELLLRKRHEDTRGELSYTPIFRKRYISSALKIYSFFATSADQGAVRKHNF; encoded by the coding sequence ATGCCAAAATATCGTTCTTCAACCACTACTCAAGGACGTAATATGGCAGGAGCGAGATCATTGTGGAAAGCTACAGGAATGACAGATTTAGATTTTAATAAACCAATAATTGCTGTTGTTAATTCTTTTACTGAATTTGTTCCTGGTCACATTCATTTGCGAGAATTAGGAAAACTTGTTGCTAATGAAATTAATTTAAAAGGAGGAGTAGCTAAAGAATTTAATACTATTGCTATAGACGATGGTATCGCTATGGGTCACTCTGGTATGTTGTATTCTCTTCCATCTCGTGAATTAATATCAGATTCTATAGAATATATGATTAATGCGCATTGTGCAGATGCTATGATTTGTATTTCAAATTGTGATAAAATTACTCCAGGAATGTTGATGGCAGCGTTACGTTTAAATATTCCATGTGTTTTTGTTTCTGGTGGTCCTATGGAATCAGGTAAGATTATCATAGAAGGAAAGGAAAAAAAGGTAGATTTAGTAGATGCAATTTTATATAGTGCGAATCCAAGTGTTTCCGATGATTTAGTAAATAAAATTGAAAATTCTGCTTGTCCTACATGTGGATCTTGTTCTGGTTTGTTTACTGCAAATTCTATGAACTGTCTTATTGAAGCATTAGGTTTATCATTACCCGGAAATGGAACATTATTAGCGACTCATGTAGACAGAAAGCAATTGTTTATTGATTCGGGAAAAGTAATAGTTGAAATTACTAAAGACTATTATAAGAATAACAATAAACGTGTATTACCTCGAAATATAGCTTCAAGGAAAGCTTTTTTAAATGCTATGTCTTTAGATATTTCTATGGGTGGATCAACGAATACTATTTTGCATTTATTAGCGGCAGCTCAAGAAGGTAAAATTAATTTTACAATGTTAGATATTGATTATTTATCTAAAAAAATACCTCATTTATGTAAAATTTCTCCGAGTAATTCTATATATCATATGGAAGATTTTCATCGTGCCGGCGGAGTTATGGCTTTACTTGCAGAATTGAATTATGTGAATTTGCTAAATAAGGATACATTTAATATACTTGGATTAAATTTAGAAGAAACATTAAATAAATATAATATTTTAACTTCAAAAGATAAAGATATAATTAGTATGTATCGCGCGGGGCCTCTTGGAAAAAGGGCAGTAAAACCATTTACACAAGAATATAGATGGCATTCATTAGACAAAGATCGTGAAAAAGGATGTATTCGGTCTTGTGAATTTTCTTTTAGTGATGATGGAGGGTTAGCTGTACTATATGGAAATATTGCAGAAAATGGTTGTGTTGTTAAAACTGCTGGTGTAAACAATAAAAATTTAATATTTAGAGGTAATGCAATAGTATTTGAAAGTCAAGAAGATGCAGTAAAAGCAATTTTATCAGGGAAAATAATAAAAGGTAGTGTAGTTGTAATTCGTTATGAAGGCCCAAAAGGTGGCCCTGGTATGCAAGAAATGTTGTATCCTACTACTTATTTAAAGTCAATGAGATTAGATAAATATTGTGCTTTAATAACTGATGGTCGATTTTCTGGCGGTACATCTGGCTTATCTATAGGACATATTTCCCCTGAAGCAGCTAGTAAAGGTAATATTGCTCTAATTAAAAATGGTGATGTTATTGATATTGATATTCCTAATCGAAAGATAAATTTAGATATAACTAAAGATGAATTATTGTTAAGAAAAAGGCATGAAGATACAAGAGGAGAATTGTCTTATACTCCTATATTTCGAAAACGTTATATTTCTTCTGCGTTAAAAATATATTCATTTTTTGCTACGAGTGCTGATCAAGGTGCGGTTAGAAAACATAATTTTTAA
- the cyaY gene encoding iron donor protein CyaY, with product MNDYNFHKLADKLFFTIEKKIDDYNGKSDIDCEIYHNMIEITFENKSKIIINRQEPLQQIWLATKKSGYHFEYVKKEWICNRTKKELWTVLEQSCSDQANEKIIFTVPRNITYKN from the coding sequence ATGAATGATTACAATTTTCATAAATTAGCTGATAAACTATTTTTTACTATTGAAAAAAAAATTGATGATTATAATGGAAAATCAGATATTGATTGTGAAATATATCATAATATGATAGAAATAACTTTTGAAAATAAAAGCAAAATAATTATTAATCGACAAGAGCCGCTTCAACAAATTTGGTTAGCTACTAAAAAATCAGGATATCATTTTGAATATGTAAAAAAAGAATGGATATGTAATCGAACTAAAAAAGAGCTATGGACAGTTTTAGAACAATCGTGTTCAGATCAAGCTAACGAAAAAATAATATTTACCGTACCAAGAAACATAACTTATAAAAATTAA
- the trxA gene encoding thioredoxin TrxA, whose translation MTRNIVNLTDDNFSKNVLESNHIVLVDFWADWCNPCKILAPILEEISIEYSDRLIVAKINIDSYPNIAPKYSIRGIPALLLFKKGELIATKIGALSKIQLKDFLDSNLK comes from the coding sequence ATGACAAGAAATATAGTTAATTTAACTGATGATAATTTTAGTAAAAACGTTTTAGAATCAAATCACATAGTTTTAGTTGATTTTTGGGCTGATTGGTGTAATCCATGTAAAATTTTAGCGCCTATTTTAGAGGAAATATCTATAGAATATAGTGATCGTTTGATTGTTGCAAAAATTAATATTGATTCTTATCCTAATATTGCCCCGAAATATTCTATTAGAGGCATTCCTGCGTTATTGTTATTCAAAAAAGGAGAATTAATAGCAACTAAGATCGGCGCATTGTCAAAAATTCAATTAAAAGATTTTTTAGATTCTAATTTAAAATAG
- the rho gene encoding transcription termination factor Rho — MNLTALKNIPVSELIILGDHAGLENLARMRKQDIIFSILKQHAKSGEDIFGDGVLEILQDGFGFLRSSDSSYLAGPDDIYVSPSQIRRFNLRTGDTISGKIRPPKEGERYFALLKVNEVNYDKPENARSKILFENLTPLHANSRLRMERGNGSTEDLTARVLDLASPIGRGQRGLIVAPPKAGKTMLLQNIAQSIAYNHPDCVLMVLLIDERPEEVTEMCRLVKGEVVASTFDEPASRHVQVAEMVIEKAKRLVEHKKDVIILLDSITRLARAYNTVVPASGKVLTGGVDANALHRPKRFFGAARNVEEGGSLTIIATALVDTGSKMDEVIYEEFKGTGNMELPLSRKIAEKRVFPAIDYNRSGTRKEELLTQPDELQKMWILRKIIHPMGEIDAMEFLINKLAMTKTNNEFFDMMKRS, encoded by the coding sequence ATGAATCTTACTGCATTAAAAAATATACCAGTTTCTGAATTAATTATTCTTGGTGACCATGCAGGACTGGAAAATTTAGCACGCATGAGAAAACAAGATATTATTTTTTCTATATTAAAACAACATGCAAAAAGTGGAGAAGATATATTTGGAGACGGTGTATTAGAAATTTTACAAGATGGATTTGGTTTTTTACGTTCGTCTGATAGTTCGTATTTAGCTGGTCCTGATGATATTTATGTTTCTCCTAGTCAAATTCGAAGATTTAATTTGCGAACTGGTGATACTATTTCTGGAAAGATTCGTCCTCCAAAAGAAGGCGAAAGATATTTTGCATTGTTAAAAGTTAATGAAGTGAATTATGATAAACCTGAAAATGCTAGAAGTAAAATTTTATTTGAGAATTTAACTCCTTTGCATGCTAATTCTCGTTTAAGAATGGAACGAGGAAATGGTTCTACTGAAGATTTAACGGCACGTGTATTAGATTTAGCTTCTCCTATTGGTAGAGGGCAAAGAGGTTTAATTGTTGCTCCTCCTAAAGCTGGAAAAACAATGCTTTTGCAAAATATAGCGCAGAGTATTGCTTATAATCATCCTGATTGTGTATTAATGGTCTTGCTTATAGATGAAAGACCAGAAGAAGTAACTGAAATGTGTAGATTAGTTAAAGGAGAAGTAGTTGCTTCTACGTTTGATGAACCAGCATCTAGACATGTACAAGTTGCAGAAATGGTAATTGAAAAAGCAAAAAGATTGGTAGAGCATAAAAAAGATGTGATTATATTATTAGATTCTATTACTCGGTTGGCAAGAGCTTATAATACAGTAGTACCAGCGTCAGGAAAGGTTTTAACAGGTGGAGTAGATGCCAATGCATTACATAGGCCTAAGCGATTTTTTGGTGCTGCACGTAATGTAGAAGAAGGAGGCAGTTTAACTATTATTGCTACAGCATTAGTTGATACAGGTTCGAAAATGGATGAAGTAATTTATGAAGAATTTAAAGGAACTGGAAATATGGAATTACCTTTATCAAGAAAAATAGCAGAAAAACGTGTTTTTCCTGCTATTGACTATAATAGGTCAGGGACAAGAAAAGAAGAGTTGTTAACTCAACCGGATGAACTTCAGAAAATGTGGATTTTACGTAAAATAATTCACCCTATGGGTGAAATTGATGCTATGGAATTTTTAATAAATAAGTTGGCAATGACTAAAACTAATAATGAATTCTTTGATATGATGAAACGTTCTTAA
- a CDS encoding inorganic phosphate transporter, which translates to MPYFFSHFDYDSMLAIFAFSIILLYEVINGFHDSANAIATVIYTHALSSELAVIISGIFNFLGVVFGGLSVAYTIVHLLSIDLLLNIDSSYGLKAIFSMLFAAILWNLCTWLLYLPISSSHTLIGTIIGINITYAISNHLSLIDIFNVNKLSNVFLSLIISPILGLIVAGTLVLVLKYFCKINRKNYYLDITPKNYEKCTKNISPPFLIKIILILSSIGVSYSHGANDGQKGIGLIMLVLICISPSGYFVNLNASQNDIEKTRNSIFDLEKYYIHNKLNLKVSLDTMTTHIKNSNLVLFSASPEEKILSIFHNSCKLLKNALDYKELNVDQRYILRQSLLYITEFIEIINQYSSIQSDDKIFLNNLKESLLHTIEYAPIWIITLVALSLSIGTVIGWKRITITFGEKIGKQDMTYAQAISSQLTSAISIGTASYTGIPVSTTHIVSSSIAGSVLIDGYGIQTSTIKNIITSWILTFPVSILLSSILYWISLTLF; encoded by the coding sequence ATGCCATATTTTTTTTCGCATTTTGATTATGATAGTATGTTAGCTATTTTTGCCTTTTCAATAATTTTGTTATATGAAGTAATTAATGGTTTTCATGATTCTGCTAATGCCATAGCCACTGTAATTTATACTCATGCACTTAGCTCAGAATTAGCAGTGATAATTTCTGGGATATTTAACTTTTTAGGAGTGGTATTTGGAGGGCTGAGTGTAGCTTATACAATTGTACACCTTCTTTCAATTGATTTATTGCTTAATATTGATTCTTCATACGGTTTAAAAGCTATTTTTTCTATGTTATTTGCTGCTATTTTATGGAACTTATGTACATGGTTGCTCTACTTACCAATTTCTAGTTCTCATACATTAATTGGAACTATTATTGGAATTAATATTACTTATGCTATAAGTAATCACTTATCTTTAATAGACATTTTTAATGTAAATAAGTTATCAAACGTATTTTTATCTTTAATTATTTCTCCTATATTAGGGTTAATAGTAGCTGGTACGTTAGTTCTTGTTTTAAAGTATTTTTGTAAGATTAATCGAAAAAATTATTATCTTGATATTACTCCAAAAAATTATGAAAAATGTACTAAAAATATTAGTCCTCCATTTTTAATTAAAATTATATTAATTTTATCCTCTATTGGTGTGAGTTATTCGCATGGAGCAAATGATGGTCAAAAAGGAATTGGATTGATTATGTTAGTGTTAATATGCATTTCTCCATCAGGATATTTTGTCAATTTAAATGCGTCACAAAATGATATTGAGAAAACTAGGAATTCTATTTTTGATTTAGAAAAATATTATATTCATAATAAATTAAATTTAAAAGTTAGTTTAGACACAATGACTACTCATATAAAAAATTCAAATTTAGTATTGTTTTCAGCATCTCCTGAAGAAAAAATATTAAGTATTTTTCATAATTCATGTAAATTGTTAAAAAATGCACTTGATTATAAAGAATTAAATGTTGATCAACGTTATATATTGCGTCAATCGTTACTTTATATTACTGAATTTATAGAAATAATTAATCAATACTCTTCCATTCAGTCTGATGATAAAATTTTTTTAAATAATTTAAAAGAAAGTTTATTACATACTATTGAATATGCACCTATATGGATTATTACATTAGTAGCATTATCATTATCTATTGGTACTGTAATAGGATGGAAAAGAATAACAATTACGTTTGGAGAAAAAATTGGAAAACAAGACATGACATATGCACAAGCTATATCATCTCAATTAACATCTGCTATTTCTATAGGTACAGCAAGTTATACGGGAATTCCAGTATCAACAACTCATATTGTTTCATCTTCTATAGCTGGATCTGTATTAATTGATGGATATGGAATACAAACTAGTACTATAAAAAATATAATTACTTCTTGGATATTGACTTTTCCTGTTTCTATTTTGTTATCTAGTATTTTGTACTGGATTAGTTTAACATTGTTTTAA
- a CDS encoding MFS transporter, with translation MNKKLVLQDQYYIHKCKNLKIKENTNNSKHYVKKGTKKFLVVTISLFLAGFSTFSILYCVQPILFLFSKNFSLSPAESSLSLSSSTAMMAMGMLFTGPLSDKIGRKKVMSSSLFLAALFTFCCSKMTSWEHIIFMRALTGLALSGVAAVAMTYLSEEIHPSTLSLSMGLYISGNTIGGFCGRLFSSVLAESISWQLVLEWISVLAFIFSVLFLIFLPHSNNFHSVSLHPRKIFMHFLLQWKHPVLSKLFLMGFFLMGSFITVFNYIGYRLLSKPFLLHQKTISILSIIYLIGVYSSPKAGMLVEKYGKGIVLITSLTMMILGLCISQWNEIVLIFLGLFLFSAGFFAAHSVTSTWIGQQANNNRCYVSSIYLFSYYLGSSVLGTISGIFWVINGWIGISVFIIIALCIGMVLAIKLNRITYKVNMK, from the coding sequence TTGAATAAGAAGCTAGTTTTGCAAGACCAATATTATATTCATAAGTGTAAAAATTTAAAAATTAAAGAGAATACAAATAATAGTAAACATTATGTAAAAAAAGGTACAAAAAAATTTTTAGTGGTAACAATTTCTTTGTTTTTAGCGGGTTTTTCAACGTTTTCTATTTTATATTGTGTTCAACCCATTCTATTTTTATTTTCAAAAAATTTTTCTTTAAGTCCTGCGGAAAGTAGCTTATCGTTATCTTCTTCTACTGCTATGATGGCAATGGGAATGTTATTTACAGGTCCATTATCAGATAAAATAGGAAGAAAAAAGGTCATGTCAAGCTCTTTATTTTTAGCAGCTTTGTTTACTTTTTGTTGTTCGAAAATGACTAGTTGGGAACACATTATATTCATGCGAGCACTTACAGGATTGGCGTTAAGTGGTGTAGCAGCAGTAGCTATGACGTATCTAAGTGAAGAAATTCATCCTAGTACTTTATCGCTTTCCATGGGATTGTATATTAGTGGTAATACTATTGGCGGCTTTTGTGGTAGGTTATTTAGTAGTGTCCTAGCAGAAAGTATTTCATGGCAATTAGTATTAGAATGGATTAGTGTTTTAGCTTTTATTTTTTCAGTATTATTTTTGATTTTTTTGCCACATTCTAATAATTTTCATTCAGTTTCTTTACATCCTAGAAAAATTTTTATGCATTTTTTATTGCAATGGAAGCATCCTGTTTTGTCTAAATTATTTTTAATGGGATTTTTTTTGATGGGGAGTTTTATTACAGTTTTTAACTATATTGGATATAGATTATTATCCAAACCGTTTTTATTGCATCAAAAAACTATTAGTATTTTATCAATTATTTATTTAATAGGCGTATACAGTTCTCCTAAAGCAGGCATGCTTGTTGAAAAATATGGAAAAGGTATCGTATTAATAACATCTTTAACGATGATGATTTTAGGTCTTTGTATTTCCCAATGGAATGAAATAGTTTTAATTTTTTTGGGTTTATTCTTATTTTCAGCTGGATTTTTTGCAGCACATTCGGTTACTAGTACGTGGATTGGTCAACAAGCAAACAATAATCGATGTTATGTTTCATCTATTTATTTATTCTCATATTATTTAGGATCTAGTGTTTTAGGCACGATAAGTGGAATTTTTTGGGTAATAAACGGATGGATAGGAATTTCAGTGTTTATAATTATTGCTTTATGTATTGGAATGGTATTAGCAATTAAACTAAATAGAATAACTTATAAAGTTAATATGAAATAG
- the ilvC gene encoding ketol-acid reductoisomerase — protein MKNYFNSLNFRQKLINLQTCKLIDITSLSMEFNLLKEKNIVIVGCGSQGLNQGLNMRDSGLHISYALRSSSISKKNNSWINATKNGFFVGTYEDMIPTADLVINLTPDKQHKQVVELLQKLMKKNSILGFSHGFSIVEIGQLIRSDITVIMVAPKCPGTEVREEYVRGFGVPALISVHSENDPNHIGLKIAKFWAISIGSHRAGILYSSFIAEVKSDLMGEQTILCGMLQACSLVCYEQLIFQGHNSSYSGKLIQSGWEVITESLKHGGITLMLDRLSNTAKIRACILSNKLKIVLSPLFRKHMDDIISGEFSKNMICDWNNNDTQLKKWRAEVKDTSFEQCNICTQNVLEQEYFDHGLLMVAMLKAGIELSFEIMVETGIKEESAYYESLHELPLIANTIARKRLYEMNLVISDTAEYGSYLFSQSAIPLLKKFMNELKIGDLGSKIVDVELDNMILNTINDEIENHPIEIVGKKLRRYMIGMKPIKIR, from the coding sequence ATGAAAAATTATTTTAATTCACTTAATTTTCGTCAGAAATTAATTAATTTACAAACATGCAAATTAATTGATATTACTTCTTTATCTATGGAATTTAATCTTTTAAAAGAAAAAAATATTGTTATTGTTGGTTGTGGATCGCAAGGTTTAAATCAAGGGTTAAACATGCGTGACTCAGGCTTGCATATTTCTTATGCATTGCGTTCTAGTTCTATTTCAAAAAAAAATAATTCATGGATAAATGCTACTAAAAATGGATTTTTTGTTGGTACATATGAAGATATGATTCCAACGGCAGATTTAGTTATAAATTTAACTCCTGATAAACAGCATAAACAAGTAGTAGAATTACTACAAAAACTTATGAAAAAAAATTCTATTCTTGGTTTTTCTCATGGTTTTAGCATTGTTGAAATTGGGCAATTAATACGTTCTGACATTACGGTAATTATGGTTGCTCCGAAGTGTCCAGGAACAGAAGTAAGAGAAGAATATGTAAGAGGTTTTGGTGTTCCTGCTTTGATTTCTGTACATTCTGAAAATGATCCAAATCATATTGGACTTAAAATTGCTAAATTTTGGGCTATTTCAATCGGTAGTCATCGTGCAGGTATTTTATATTCTTCTTTTATTGCAGAAGTTAAATCAGATTTAATGGGTGAACAAACTATTTTGTGTGGAATGTTACAAGCGTGTTCTTTAGTTTGTTATGAACAACTTATATTTCAAGGGCACAATTCAAGTTATTCAGGAAAATTAATTCAGTCAGGATGGGAAGTTATTACTGAATCGTTAAAACATGGTGGAATTACATTAATGTTAGATAGATTGTCTAATACTGCAAAAATTAGAGCATGTATTTTATCTAACAAGTTAAAAATAGTTTTATCTCCATTATTTAGAAAACATATGGACGACATTATTTCTGGTGAATTTTCTAAAAATATGATATGTGATTGGAATAATAATGATACACAATTAAAAAAGTGGAGAGCAGAAGTAAAAGATACTAGTTTTGAACAATGTAATATTTGTACTCAAAATGTATTAGAACAAGAATATTTTGACCATGGATTGTTAATGGTTGCGATGTTGAAGGCTGGGATTGAATTATCATTTGAAATTATGGTTGAAACAGGAATAAAAGAAGAATCTGCATATTATGAATCTTTGCATGAATTACCTTTAATAGCCAATACTATTGCTCGAAAACGACTTTATGAAATGAACTTAGTAATATCTGATACTGCTGAATATGGTAGCTATTTGTTTTCACAGTCTGCAATACCATTGTTAAAAAAATTTATGAATGAGTTGAAGATAGGTGATCTTGGTAGTAAAATTGTTGACGTAGAATTAGATAATATGATTTTGAACACGATTAACGATGAAATTGAAAATCATCCTATAGAAATCGTTGGAAAAAAATTAAGAAGATATATGATTGGTATGAAACCTATTAAAATACGATAA